One genomic region from Pseudomonas hormoni encodes:
- the lysS gene encoding lysine--tRNA ligase: protein MSDLELDPQALQQEENSLIALRKEKLAAERAKGNAFPNDFRRENYCDQLQKQYADKTKEELAEAAIPVKVAGRIMLNRGSFMVIQDMTGRIQVYVNRKTLSEETLAAVKTWDMGDIIAAEGTLARSGKGDLYVEMTSVRLLTKSLRPLPDKHHGLTDTEQRYRQRYVDLIVNEDVRQTFRVRSQVIAHIRSFLMKRDFLEVETPMLQTIPGGAAAKPFETHHNALDMGMFLRIAPELYLKRLVVGGFEKVFEINRNFRNEGVSTRHNPEFTMLEFYQAYADYEDNMDLTEELFRELAQLVLGSTDVPYGDKVFHFGEPFVRLSVFDSILKYNPELTADDLNDIDKARTIAKKAGAKVLGFEGLGKLQVMIFEELVEHKLEQPHFITQYPFEVSPLARRNDDNPNVTDRFELFIGGREIANAYSELNDAEDQAERFMAQVADKDAGDDEAMHYDADFVRALEYGMPPTAGEGIGIDRLVMLLTNSPSIRDVILFPHMRPQA, encoded by the coding sequence ATGAGCGACCTAGAACTCGACCCGCAAGCCCTGCAACAGGAAGAAAACTCCCTGATCGCCCTGCGCAAGGAAAAGCTGGCTGCCGAGCGCGCCAAGGGCAATGCCTTCCCCAACGACTTCCGCCGCGAAAACTACTGCGATCAACTGCAGAAACAATACGCGGACAAGACCAAGGAAGAGCTGGCAGAGGCTGCGATCCCGGTCAAGGTTGCCGGTCGCATCATGCTCAACCGTGGCTCGTTCATGGTGATCCAGGACATGACCGGACGAATCCAGGTCTACGTCAACCGCAAGACCCTGTCCGAAGAAACCCTGGCCGCGGTGAAAACCTGGGACATGGGCGACATCATTGCTGCCGAAGGTACCCTGGCCCGTTCCGGCAAAGGCGACCTGTACGTTGAAATGACCAGCGTGCGCCTGCTGACCAAATCCCTGCGCCCGCTGCCGGACAAGCACCACGGCCTGACCGACACCGAACAGCGCTACCGTCAGCGCTACGTTGACCTGATCGTCAACGAAGACGTGCGCCAGACTTTCCGCGTGCGTTCGCAAGTCATTGCCCACATCCGCAGCTTCCTGATGAAGCGTGACTTCCTGGAAGTGGAAACGCCAATGCTGCAAACCATTCCGGGCGGCGCGGCAGCCAAGCCGTTCGAAACCCACCACAACGCCTTGGACATGGGCATGTTCCTGCGTATCGCGCCGGAGCTGTACCTCAAGCGCCTGGTGGTCGGTGGTTTTGAAAAGGTGTTCGAGATCAACCGCAACTTCCGTAACGAAGGCGTTTCGACTCGTCACAACCCTGAATTCACCATGTTGGAGTTCTACCAGGCTTACGCCGACTATGAAGACAACATGGACCTGACCGAAGAACTGTTCCGCGAACTGGCTCAGCTGGTTCTGGGCAGCACTGACGTGCCGTACGGCGACAAAGTGTTCCACTTCGGCGAACCGTTCGTGCGCCTGTCGGTGTTCGACTCGATCCTCAAGTACAACCCCGAGCTGACTGCCGATGATCTGAATGACATCGACAAGGCCCGCACCATCGCCAAGAAAGCCGGCGCCAAGGTGCTGGGCTTCGAAGGCCTGGGCAAGCTGCAGGTGATGATTTTCGAAGAGCTGGTCGAGCACAAGCTGGAGCAGCCGCACTTCATCACCCAGTACCCGTTCGAAGTGTCGCCGCTGGCCCGTCGTAACGACGACAACCCGAACGTCACCGACCGTTTCGAGCTGTTCATCGGCGGCCGTGAAATCGCCAACGCCTACTCCGAGTTGAACGACGCGGAAGACCAGGCCGAGCGTTTCATGGCGCAGGTGGCCGACAAGGACGCCGGCGACGACGAAGCGATGCACTACGACGCCGATTTCGTTCGCGCGCTGGAGTACGGCATGCCGCCAACGGCGGGTGAAGGGATCGGCATCGACCGCCTGGTGATGTTGCTGACCAACTCCCCGTCGATCCGCGACGTGATCCTGTTCCCGCACATGCGGCCGCAAGCGTAA
- the ppc gene encoding phosphoenolpyruvate carboxylase → MTDIDARLREDVHLLGELLGNTIREQYGDGFLDKIEQIRKGAKADRRGSMDAELSASLNQLSEDELLPVARAFNQFLNLANIAEQYQLIHRREESQPAPFEARVLPELLARLLAEGHGAESLARQLGRLQIELVLTAHPTEVARRTLIQKYDAIAAQLAAQDHRDLTSAEREQIHVKLQRLIAEAWHTEEIRRTRPTPVDEAKWGFAVIEHSLWQAIPNYLRKADKALHDATGLHLPLEAAPIRFASWMGGDRDGNPNVTAAVTREVLLLARWMAADLYVRDVDHLAAELSMQQASDALKAKAGDSAEPYRAVLKQLRERLRATRNWAHAALTTATPAPADVLQNNRDLLDPLELCYQSLHECGMGVIADGPLLDCLRRAVTFGLFLVRLDVRQDSSRHSAAMTEITDYLGLGRYEDWSEEERIAFLMRELNNRRPLLPAYFKPSADTAEVLATCREIAAAPGASLGSYVISMAGAASDVLAVQLLLKESGVLRPMRVVPLFETLADLDNAGPVIEKLLLLPGYRARLQGPQEVMIGYSDSAKDAGTTAAAWAQYRAQERLVDICREQQVELLLFHGRGGTVGRGGGPAHAAILSQPPGSVAGRFRTTEQGEMIRFKFGLPDIAEQNLNLYLAAVLEATLLPPPPPEPAWRHLMDELAADGVGAYRAVVRENPQFVEYFRQSTPEQELGRLPLGSRPAKRRAGGIESLRAIPWIFGWTQTRLMLPAWLGWEAALSKALERGEGELLGQMREQWPFFRTRIDMLEMVLAKADADIARSYDERLVEPDLLPLGAHLRDLLSQACSVVLGLTGQSQLLAHSPDTLEFIRLRNTYLDPLHLLQAELLARSRQQEVAQGSPVEQALLVSVAGIAAGLRNTG, encoded by the coding sequence ATGACCGATATTGATGCACGCTTGCGCGAGGACGTTCACCTGTTGGGTGAGCTGTTGGGCAACACCATTCGTGAGCAGTACGGGGACGGTTTTCTCGACAAGATCGAGCAGATCCGTAAAGGCGCCAAGGCCGACCGTCGCGGTTCGATGGACGCGGAGCTGAGCGCCAGCCTCAACCAGTTGAGCGAAGACGAGTTGCTGCCGGTGGCGCGGGCGTTCAACCAGTTTCTCAACCTCGCCAACATCGCCGAGCAATATCAGCTGATTCACCGCCGCGAAGAATCGCAGCCCGCGCCGTTCGAAGCGCGTGTGCTGCCCGAATTGCTCGCGCGCCTGCTTGCCGAAGGCCACGGTGCCGAGTCCCTGGCGCGGCAATTGGGGCGACTGCAAATCGAGCTGGTGTTGACCGCTCACCCGACCGAAGTGGCGCGCCGTACGCTGATCCAGAAATACGACGCCATCGCCGCGCAACTCGCCGCTCAGGACCATCGCGACCTGACCAGCGCCGAGCGCGAGCAGATCCACGTAAAGCTCCAGCGCCTGATCGCCGAAGCCTGGCACACCGAAGAAATCCGCCGCACCCGCCCGACGCCCGTGGACGAGGCCAAATGGGGTTTCGCGGTGATCGAGCATTCGCTGTGGCAAGCAATCCCGAACTATTTGCGCAAGGCCGATAAAGCCCTGCATGACGCCACCGGCCTACATTTGCCGCTGGAGGCCGCGCCGATTCGCTTTGCGTCGTGGATGGGCGGCGACCGCGACGGCAACCCCAACGTGACGGCTGCCGTGACACGTGAAGTGTTGCTGCTGGCGCGCTGGATGGCCGCTGATTTGTACGTGCGCGATGTCGATCACCTCGCCGCTGAGCTGTCGATGCAGCAGGCCAGCGACGCGCTGAAAGCCAAGGCCGGTGACAGCGCCGAACCCTATCGCGCCGTCCTTAAACAGTTGCGTGAACGCCTGCGCGCCACCCGTAACTGGGCGCATGCCGCCTTGACGACCGCGACGCCGGCGCCCGCCGATGTGCTGCAAAACAATCGCGACCTGCTCGATCCGCTGGAGCTCTGCTACCAGTCGCTGCATGAGTGCGGCATGGGCGTGATCGCCGATGGGCCGTTGCTTGATTGCCTGCGTCGTGCGGTGACGTTCGGCTTGTTCCTGGTGCGTCTCGATGTGCGGCAGGACTCGTCGCGGCACTCGGCGGCGATGACTGAAATCACCGATTACCTTGGCCTTGGTCGCTACGAAGACTGGAGCGAAGAGGAGCGCATCGCCTTCCTGATGCGTGAGCTGAACAACCGTCGGCCGTTGCTGCCGGCTTACTTCAAGCCTTCTGCCGACACCGCTGAAGTGTTGGCGACGTGCCGGGAAATCGCCGCCGCGCCGGGCGCTTCGCTCGGTTCGTACGTTATTTCCATGGCCGGCGCCGCTTCCGATGTGCTCGCTGTGCAACTGCTGCTTAAAGAGTCTGGGGTGTTGCGGCCGATGCGCGTGGTGCCGCTGTTCGAAACCCTCGCCGACCTGGACAACGCCGGCCCGGTGATCGAAAAGCTGTTGCTGCTGCCGGGTTATCGCGCGCGCCTGCAAGGACCGCAGGAAGTGATGATCGGTTACTCCGACTCGGCCAAGGACGCCGGCACCACTGCGGCGGCCTGGGCGCAGTACCGGGCGCAGGAGCGTCTGGTCGATATTTGCCGCGAGCAGCAAGTCGAGTTGCTGTTGTTCCACGGTCGCGGTGGCACCGTGGGCCGTGGCGGCGGCCCGGCGCACGCGGCGATCCTGTCGCAGCCACCGGGGTCGGTGGCGGGGCGTTTCCGCACCACCGAGCAGGGGGAAATGATTCGTTTCAAATTCGGACTGCCGGACATCGCCGAGCAAAACCTCAATCTGTACCTCGCGGCTGTGCTGGAAGCGACTTTGCTGCCGCCTCCACCACCGGAACCCGCCTGGCGCCACTTGATGGACGAATTGGCGGCCGACGGTGTCGGCGCTTACCGCGCCGTGGTGCGGGAAAATCCGCAATTCGTCGAGTATTTCCGCCAATCCACCCCGGAGCAGGAGTTGGGACGCCTGCCGTTGGGCAGCCGTCCGGCCAAACGCCGGGCCGGCGGGATCGAAAGCCTGCGGGCAATTCCATGGATCTTCGGCTGGACTCAGACACGCCTGATGCTGCCGGCCTGGCTCGGCTGGGAAGCGGCGCTGAGCAAGGCGCTGGAGCGTGGCGAAGGGGAGTTGCTGGGGCAGATGCGTGAGCAATGGCCGTTCTTCCGCACGCGCATTGACATGCTGGAAATGGTCCTGGCCAAGGCCGACGCCGATATTGCCCGTTCCTACGATGAGCGGTTGGTCGAGCCCGATCTGCTGCCTTTGGGTGCGCATTTACGCGACCTATTGTCGCAGGCCTGTTCAGTTGTCCTGGGGTTGACCGGTCAGTCGCAGCTACTGGCACATAGCCCAGACACCCTCGAATTTATCCGCTTGCGCAACACCTACCTCGACCCGCTTCATCTATTGCAGGCCGAGTTGCTGGCGCGTTCGCGACAGCAGGAAGTGGCACAGGGCAGCCCGGTAGAACAGGCGTTGCTGGTGTCTGTGGCGGGGATTGCCGCCGGTTTGCGAAATACCGGCTAA
- a CDS encoding OmpA family protein — translation MNRKQLMIPALLAASVALAACSTPPNANLEQARTNYSGLQANPQASKVAALETKDASDYLDKADKAYLDKQDEHTVDQLAYLTNQRVEVAKQTIALRTAEANLKNAAAQRAQARLDARDQQIKQLQDSLNAKQTDRGTLVTFGDVLFATDRADLKSSGLVNINKLAQFLQENPDRKAIVEGYTDSTGTASHNQSLSERRAGSVRTALVKMGVDPARIVAQGYGKEYPVAENGSVSGRAMNRRVEVTISNDNQPVIPRSAVSSN, via the coding sequence ATGAATCGCAAACAATTGATGATCCCTGCCCTGTTGGCCGCAAGCGTTGCACTGGCCGCCTGCTCGACGCCGCCTAACGCGAACCTGGAACAGGCCCGCACCAACTACAGCGGCCTGCAAGCCAACCCGCAGGCGAGCAAAGTCGCGGCGCTGGAAACCAAAGACGCCAGCGATTACCTGGACAAGGCCGACAAGGCTTATCTGGACAAGCAAGACGAGCATACCGTCGACCAACTGGCCTACCTGACCAATCAGCGCGTTGAAGTGGCGAAGCAGACCATCGCCCTGCGCACCGCTGAAGCCAATCTGAAGAACGCTGCCGCGCAACGTGCCCAGGCGCGTCTCGATGCTCGCGATCAGCAGATCAAGCAGTTGCAGGACAGCCTGAACGCCAAGCAGACCGATCGAGGTACTCTGGTGACCTTCGGTGATGTGCTGTTTGCCACTGACCGCGCCGACCTGAAATCCAGCGGTCTGGTAAACATCAACAAGCTGGCGCAGTTCCTTCAGGAGAATCCGGACCGCAAGGCGATTGTCGAAGGCTATACCGACAGCACCGGTACGGCGTCGCACAACCAGTCGCTGTCCGAGCGTCGCGCCGGTTCCGTGCGTACGGCGCTGGTGAAGATGGGCGTTGATCCTGCGCGCATCGTTGCCCAGGGTTATGGCAAGGAATACCCGGTTGCTGAAAACGGCAGCGTTTCGGGTCGGGCGATGAACCGTCGGGTGGAAGTGACGATTTCCAATGACAATCAGCCGGTGATCCCGCGTTCGGCCGTTAGCTCGAACTAA
- a CDS encoding TetR/AcrR family transcriptional regulator, translated as MNRAMALEGAAGIATAVAESVQYQGRKASRQGSEQRRQDILDAAMRIVVRDGVRAVRHRAVAAEACVPLSATTYYFKDIDDLLTDTFAQYVERSAAFMAKLWVNNEGLLRAMVVSGDGSPESRSQLADDIARLMADYVHRQLINRREHLMAEQAFRQEALLNPRLAELVRSHQQILLQGTCQLFQVLGSREPHQDAKVLTAIIGRMEYQGLLNDAEPAAEAEMLGILTRYMHLVLASV; from the coding sequence GTGAATCGCGCAATGGCTCTAGAAGGTGCAGCGGGTATCGCCACTGCGGTCGCTGAAAGCGTTCAGTACCAGGGCCGCAAGGCCAGCCGCCAGGGCAGTGAGCAGCGTCGACAGGACATTCTCGATGCCGCCATGCGCATTGTCGTGCGCGATGGCGTGCGGGCCGTGCGTCACCGTGCGGTGGCCGCCGAAGCCTGTGTGCCGCTGTCGGCCACCACTTACTATTTCAAGGATATCGATGACCTGCTCACCGATACCTTCGCCCAATACGTGGAGCGCAGCGCGGCGTTCATGGCCAAGTTGTGGGTGAACAACGAGGGCCTGCTGCGCGCGATGGTCGTCAGCGGCGACGGCAGTCCCGAGTCGCGCTCGCAACTGGCGGACGATATTGCGCGGTTGATGGCGGACTATGTCCATCGGCAACTGATCAACCGCCGCGAACATTTGATGGCCGAGCAAGCGTTCCGTCAGGAAGCGCTACTCAACCCTCGTCTGGCGGAGCTGGTGCGCTCGCACCAGCAGATTCTCCTGCAGGGCACGTGTCAGCTTTTCCAGGTTTTGGGTTCCCGTGAACCCCATCAAGATGCCAAAGTGTTGACGGCGATTATCGGACGGATGGAATATCAGGGCCTGCTCAACGACGCCGAGCCGGCCGCCGAAGCCGAAATGCTCGGTATCCTGACGCGGTACATGCATTTGGTATTGGCGTCGGTGTAA
- a CDS encoding pilin assembly protein, with product MKIRELAHHWEENAKGRLTDTGYAIHLDVEAAARLAAIIEMYPKRHPEELLGELIGAALEELEKSFPYVKGSTIVATDEEGDPLYEDVGPTPRFLALSRRHLHDLSSSEDKQKH from the coding sequence ATGAAAATCCGCGAGCTTGCCCATCACTGGGAAGAAAACGCCAAGGGTCGCCTGACCGACACCGGCTACGCGATTCATCTGGATGTGGAGGCCGCCGCACGACTGGCGGCGATCATCGAGATGTACCCCAAGCGGCACCCCGAAGAACTGCTCGGCGAACTGATCGGCGCTGCGCTGGAAGAGCTGGAAAAGAGCTTTCCGTACGTGAAGGGCTCAACCATCGTCGCCACCGATGAAGAAGGCGATCCACTGTACGAAGACGTCGGTCCGACTCCGCGTTTTCTCGCGTTGTCCCGTCGTCATTTGCATGATTTGTCGTCCAGCGAAGACAAGCAGAAGCACTGA
- a CDS encoding alpha/beta hydrolase codes for MRILGILCLLLTLGGCSSLLFYPEPGQLFTPEKAKLEYRDVTLTTADGLKLHGWWLPAKKGVEIKGTVLHLHGNGGNLPMHLGGSWWLPEEGYQVLLIDYRGYGLSEGEPSLPAIYQDIDAAFKWLDQAPEVKGKPLILLGQSLGGSMAVHYLVQHPERQKQLKAFVLDGVPASYRSIGQFALSNSWLTWAFQVPLSWLVPDGDSAIHSMAQLNGVPKLIYHSIDDPIVPLSNGIRLYQAAPPPRVLQLTRGGHVQTFADPVWRKVMLRYLDDPQHFNGLRRLGEIPNYPAPPNSEDEPPESPQ; via the coding sequence ATGAGAATCCTCGGCATCCTCTGCCTTCTCCTGACCCTCGGCGGTTGTAGCTCACTGCTGTTCTATCCCGAGCCGGGCCAGTTGTTCACCCCGGAAAAAGCCAAACTCGAATACCGCGATGTCACCCTCACCACCGCCGACGGCCTCAAGCTGCACGGTTGGTGGTTGCCGGCAAAAAAAGGCGTCGAGATCAAAGGCACGGTGCTGCACCTGCACGGCAACGGCGGCAATCTGCCCATGCACCTGGGCGGCAGCTGGTGGTTGCCGGAAGAGGGCTATCAGGTACTGCTGATCGATTATCGCGGTTACGGTTTGTCCGAAGGCGAACCGAGTTTGCCGGCGATCTATCAGGACATCGACGCCGCATTCAAGTGGCTCGACCAGGCGCCGGAGGTCAAAGGCAAACCGCTGATCCTGCTCGGCCAAAGCCTCGGTGGCTCCATGGCCGTGCATTACCTGGTTCAACACCCCGAACGCCAGAAACAGCTCAAGGCCTTTGTTCTCGACGGCGTGCCCGCCAGTTATCGCAGCATCGGCCAGTTCGCCCTGAGCAATTCCTGGCTGACCTGGGCGTTTCAGGTGCCGCTGTCGTGGCTGGTGCCGGACGGTGACAGCGCGATCCACTCCATGGCGCAGCTCAACGGCGTGCCGAAACTGATCTATCACAGCATCGACGATCCGATCGTGCCCCTTTCCAACGGCATCCGTCTGTATCAAGCTGCGCCGCCGCCGCGGGTGCTCCAACTGACTCGAGGCGGTCACGTGCAGACGTTTGCCGACCCGGTCTGGCGCAAAGTCATGCTGCGTTATCTCGATGACCCGCAGCATTTCAATGGCCTGCGCCGACTGGGTGAAATCCCCAATTACCCGGCACCCCCGAATTCAGAAGATGAACCACCAGAGAGCCCGCAATGA
- the tsaB gene encoding tRNA (adenosine(37)-N6)-threonylcarbamoyltransferase complex dimerization subunit type 1 TsaB, which yields MSTLLALDTATEACSVALLHNGKVTSHYEVIPRLHAQKLLPMIQQLLADAGTTLQAVDAIAFGRGPGAFTGVRIAIGVVQGLAFALDRPVLPVSNLAVLAQRAYREHGVSQVAAAIDARMDEVYWGCYRETAGEMRLVGNEAVLPPEVAALPADASGEWFGAGTGWGYAERIAVNLTGQDAGMLPHAEDLLTLARFAWARGEAIVADEAQPVYLRDKVATPKAR from the coding sequence ATGAGCACCTTGCTGGCCCTGGACACCGCGACTGAAGCTTGCTCCGTTGCCTTGCTGCATAACGGCAAAGTCACGAGCCATTACGAGGTGATCCCGCGCCTGCATGCGCAGAAGCTGTTGCCGATGATCCAGCAATTGCTCGCCGATGCCGGGACCACCCTGCAAGCGGTCGATGCGATTGCCTTTGGCCGTGGGCCGGGCGCGTTCACCGGCGTGCGGATTGCCATTGGCGTGGTGCAAGGCCTGGCGTTTGCGCTGGATCGCCCGGTGTTGCCGGTGTCGAACCTGGCAGTGCTGGCGCAGCGGGCGTATCGCGAACACGGCGTGAGCCAGGTCGCGGCGGCCATCGATGCGCGGATGGATGAAGTGTATTGGGGTTGCTACCGCGAAACGGCGGGGGAGATGCGACTGGTCGGCAACGAAGCCGTATTGCCGCCGGAAGTGGCGGCATTGCCGGCCGATGCCAGCGGTGAGTGGTTTGGCGCGGGCACCGGTTGGGGGTATGCCGAGCGCATTGCCGTCAACCTGACGGGGCAGGATGCGGGCATGTTGCCTCACGCCGAAGACCTGCTGACCCTGGCGCGATTTGCCTGGGCGCGTGGTGAAGCGATTGTGGCGGATGAGGCGCAGCCGGTTTATCTGCGCGACAAGGTTGCGACGCCGAAAGCGCGTTGA
- the adk gene encoding adenylate kinase, producing the protein MRVILLGAPGAGKGTQAKFITEKFGIPQISTGDMLRAAVKAGTELGLIAKSVMDSGGLVSDDLIINLVKERISQADCANGFLFDGFPRTIPQAEALVKAGVELDHVVEIDVKDEDIVQRIAGRRVHEASGRVYHIVYNPPKVAGKDDVTGDELVQRKDDTEETVRHRLSVYHAQTEPLVKFYQELSAAQGKPQYSHIEGVGSVEAITGKVLEALR; encoded by the coding sequence ATGCGCGTCATTCTGCTGGGAGCTCCCGGGGCCGGTAAAGGTACTCAGGCTAAGTTCATCACCGAAAAGTTCGGCATCCCGCAAATCTCCACCGGCGACATGCTGCGTGCCGCGGTCAAGGCCGGCACCGAGCTGGGCCTGATCGCCAAGAGCGTGATGGACAGCGGTGGTCTGGTTTCCGATGACCTGATCATCAATCTGGTCAAGGAACGCATCAGCCAGGCGGATTGCGCCAACGGTTTCCTGTTCGACGGTTTCCCGCGCACCATTCCTCAGGCTGAAGCCCTGGTGAAGGCCGGCGTCGAGCTGGACCACGTTGTGGAAATCGACGTCAAGGACGAAGACATCGTTCAGCGTATCGCCGGTCGTCGCGTTCACGAGGCCAGCGGTCGCGTGTACCACATCGTCTACAACCCGCCGAAAGTTGCCGGTAAAGACGACGTCACCGGTGACGAGCTGGTGCAGCGCAAGGACGATACCGAAGAAACCGTGCGTCATCGTCTTTCGGTTTACCACGCTCAGACCGAGCCACTGGTGAAGTTTTACCAGGAGCTGTCTGCCGCTCAGGGTAAACCGCAGTACAGTCACATCGAAGGTGTTGGCTCGGTTGAAGCGATCACCGGCAAGGTGCTTGAAGCGCTGCGCTGA
- a CDS encoding flavohemoglobin expression-modulating QEGLA motif protein, producing the protein MDDYQQSIRILSDRIVLAQTPIRVLDAVKWDENIRKGFLKAKGKEMPAVDRDYYLNRPLSFDSSKVKLEFQNIERDITRQLGQFNPVGQIMRRMCKEYRMVVRMLEARGTEDFGLISQELYGAASDAFHAGDPTLSDLGLMLSDYLNNIDGRGDLKDEPKILTAKDAVHLLQTRLSKVFGEAEETIRVFESDGIVADAAAGADYIKIRTDAMFNERDVRALEVHEGLVHVGTTLNGLNQPICTFLSKGPPSSTVTQEGLAILMEIITFASYPSRLRKLTNRTRAIHMVEEGADFLQIFEFFREQGFEMAESYGNASRVFRGSVPNGLPFTKDLSYLKGFIMVYNYIQLAVRKGKLEQIPLLFCGKTTLEDMRTLRQLVDEGLVVPPKYLPEQFRDMNALSAWMCFSNFLNHLSLDRIEADYSNIL; encoded by the coding sequence GTGGACGATTACCAGCAGTCGATACGCATTTTGTCCGATCGCATCGTGCTGGCGCAGACGCCTATACGCGTCCTGGATGCGGTGAAGTGGGACGAGAACATTCGTAAGGGTTTCCTGAAGGCCAAGGGCAAGGAAATGCCGGCGGTGGACCGCGATTACTACCTGAACCGGCCGCTGTCGTTCGATTCCAGCAAAGTGAAGCTGGAGTTCCAGAACATCGAGCGTGACATCACCCGCCAGCTCGGCCAGTTCAACCCGGTCGGCCAGATCATGCGGCGCATGTGCAAGGAATACCGGATGGTGGTGCGCATGCTTGAAGCGCGTGGCACCGAGGATTTCGGGCTGATTTCCCAAGAGTTGTACGGCGCGGCATCCGATGCGTTTCACGCGGGTGACCCGACCCTGTCCGACCTCGGCCTGATGCTCTCCGATTACCTGAACAACATCGATGGCCGTGGTGACCTCAAGGATGAACCGAAGATCCTTACCGCCAAGGACGCCGTGCATTTATTGCAAACCCGGCTGAGCAAAGTGTTTGGCGAGGCCGAGGAAACCATTCGGGTGTTCGAGTCTGACGGGATCGTCGCCGATGCCGCAGCGGGCGCGGACTACATCAAGATCCGCACCGACGCGATGTTCAACGAGCGTGACGTGCGCGCCCTCGAAGTCCATGAAGGGCTGGTGCATGTCGGCACTACGCTCAACGGTCTGAACCAACCGATCTGTACCTTCCTGTCCAAAGGTCCGCCCTCGTCGACGGTGACCCAGGAAGGCCTGGCGATCCTGATGGAAATCATCACCTTCGCCTCCTACCCGAGTCGCCTGCGCAAACTGACCAACCGCACCCGCGCCATTCACATGGTGGAGGAGGGCGCGGACTTCCTGCAGATCTTCGAGTTCTTCCGCGAACAGGGTTTTGAAATGGCGGAAAGCTACGGCAACGCCAGTCGGGTTTTCCGTGGTTCGGTGCCGAATGGTCTGCCATTTACCAAAGACTTGTCCTACCTCAAGGGCTTTATCATGGTTTACAACTACATTCAGTTGGCCGTGCGTAAGGGCAAGCTTGAGCAGATACCGCTGCTGTTTTGCGGCAAGACCACGCTGGAGGACATGCGCACCTTGCGCCAATTGGTCGATGAAGGGTTGGTGGTACCACCGAAGTATCTGCCTGAACAGTTCCGCGACATGAATGCGCTGTCGGCGTGGATGTGTTTCTCCAACTTCCTGAACCACCTGAGCCTGGACCGGATCGAAGCGGATTACTCCAATATTTTGTGA
- a CDS encoding DUF4398 domain-containing protein, whose product MELKTMKISTAKSSFNHLRSLKLAALAIGSSFVLAGCAGNPPTEQYAVTQSAVNSAVSAGGTEFAAVEMKSAQDKLKQAEIAMHDKKYDEARMLAEQAEWDARVAERKAQAIKAEQAVKDSQKGVQELRQESQRTVQ is encoded by the coding sequence ATGGAGTTGAAGACCATGAAAATCAGCACTGCCAAGTCCTCGTTCAACCACCTGCGTAGCCTGAAACTGGCCGCCTTGGCGATCGGCAGCAGCTTTGTTCTGGCCGGTTGCGCCGGTAACCCGCCGACCGAGCAATACGCCGTGACCCAATCCGCCGTGAACAGCGCCGTCAGCGCGGGCGGCACCGAGTTCGCCGCGGTTGAGATGAAGTCCGCCCAGGACAAGCTCAAACAAGCCGAAATCGCCATGCACGACAAAAAGTATGACGAAGCCAGAATGCTCGCCGAACAGGCCGAGTGGGACGCTCGTGTCGCCGAACGCAAAGCCCAGGCGATCAAGGCCGAACAGGCTGTAAAGGACTCTCAGAAAGGGGTTCAGGAACTGCGTCAGGAAAGCCAGCGCACCGTGCAATAA